A region from the Lycium barbarum isolate Lr01 chromosome 8, ASM1917538v2, whole genome shotgun sequence genome encodes:
- the LOC132607571 gene encoding probable mediator of RNA polymerase II transcription subunit 26b yields MVLLFIRRSRSIFISPVSCALERDWKVMVHEWVKAIAAFQESTPESMKASVVDEEEEGLPSPPLEDLAFVSTQTTSIEFSKFFDGMDDDGNLQSSGEFNKSHENGRKASVENNNPVRKERVTECVTVAPKDKKGEQPKKKTLVVKPNKPSGGDSRPGRPIKPKLERQLNIVKPNKPSRGDSRPGRPIKPTFERKLNGDERKLLQKSDKSKIQKRPVPIQQNRLKCPDEDAAHVKLEST; encoded by the exons ATGGTGCTTTTATTCATCAGAAGAAGCAGAAGCATATTTATCTCACCTGTTAGTTGTGCACTTGAACG GGACTGGAAGGTTATGGTACACGAGTGGGTGAAGGCTATAGCAGCATTTCAAG AAAGCACCCCTGAGTCTATGAAAGCATCTGTTGTTGATGAAGAGGAGGAAGGACTTCCTTCCCCGCCCTTGGAGGACTTAGCTTTCGTTTCTACTCAGACCACTTCAATCGAGTTTTCAAAA TTCTTTGATGGCATGGATGACGATGGAA ATCTTCAAAGCAGCGGggaattcaacaagagccatGAAAATGGCCGGAAAGCATCGGTGGAGAACAATAATCCTGTCCGGAAGGAGCGGGTTACCGAGTGCGTCACTGTTGCTCCAAAGGACAAGAAGGGCGAGCAACCAAAGAAAAAAACATTAGTTGTCAAACCAAATAAGCCTTCCGGAGGCGATTCAAGACCTGGAAGACCGATAAAACCAAAATTAGAAAGGCAGCTCAACATTGTCAAACCAAATAAGCCTTCTCGAGGCGATTCAAGACCTGGAAGACCGATAAAACCAACATTTGAAAGGAAGCTCAATGGTGATGAAAGGAAACTCCTGCAGAAATCTGACAAAAGCAAAATTCAAAAGAGGCCTGTGCCTATCCAACAAAAT AGATTGAAATGTCCAGATGAGGACGCAGCTCATGTGAAACTTGAGTCGACATAG